The sequence below is a genomic window from Sphingobacterium sp. ML3W.
GTGTTCGCAAGTTTATTGGGTACAGATGCCTTTCAAGAAACAGACGTTATTAATATTACAGCTCCTGTCACTAAATGGAGTTATCAAGTGACAGAGGCCTCAGAAATTCCTATTGCATTAGCAAAAGCATTTCATATCGCAAGTACTGGCCGTCCAGGCCCGGTACTTATCGATATTACCAAAAATGCACAAATGGAATTATTCGATTATTTCGGTTACGAAAAGTGTACGCACATTCGCTCTTATCGTCCATCTCCTATCGTAAGAAAAGAGTATGTACAGGAGGCTGCAGCTTTAATCAATAGTGCTCAAAAACCATTTATATTATTTGGTCAGGGTATAATCTTAGGGAGAGCTGAACAAGAGTTTAAAGATTTCTTAGAAAAATCTGGTATTCCTGCCGCAGCAACAGTAATGGGACTGAGCGCACTTGAAACTGATCATCCACAACATGTGGGTATGTTGGGTATGCACGGTAATTACGCACCAAATGTCATGACCAACGAATGTGACGTTTTAATTGCTATCGGTATGCGTTTCGATGACCGTGTAACGGGCCGTCTTGACAAATATGCAAAACAAGCAAAGGTGATCCATTTGGATATTGACCCTGCTGAAATTGATAAAAATGTACAGACAACGGTTGCTGTTTGGGGGGATTGTAAAGAAACATTACCACAATTGACCGAATTGATCACTAAAAATGATCATACAGATTGGTTAGCGCAATTCAGAACGTTAGAAAAAGAAGAAATTAAAGAAGTCATCCAAGATGAACTCCATCCCACAGGCGATGTGCTAACGATGGGTGAAGTTATCCATTTATTAAACGAATTGACTGGTGGAGATGCCATCATCACAACAGATGTGGGTCAACATCAAATGGTAGCATGTCGTTATGCAAAATTCAATCAATCTAAATCCAATGTTACTTCAGGTGGTCTAGGTACCATGGGTTTCGGTCTTCCTGCAGCTATAGGAGCATGGTATGGCGCTCCACATCGCGATGTTATTGC
It includes:
- the ilvB gene encoding biosynthetic-type acetolactate synthase large subunit, whose protein sequence is MSTLEKTESKECTKQPQPINQLTGSQAVLEALLCEGVDTIFGYPGGAIMPIYDALYDYNEKLTHILVRHEQGGIHAAQGYARTSGRTGVVFATSGPGATNLVTGLADAMIDSNPIVCVTGQVFASLLGTDAFQETDVINITAPVTKWSYQVTEASEIPIALAKAFHIASTGRPGPVLIDITKNAQMELFDYFGYEKCTHIRSYRPSPIVRKEYVQEAAALINSAQKPFILFGQGIILGRAEQEFKDFLEKSGIPAAATVMGLSALETDHPQHVGMLGMHGNYAPNVMTNECDVLIAIGMRFDDRVTGRLDKYAKQAKVIHLDIDPAEIDKNVQTTVAVWGDCKETLPQLTELITKNDHTDWLAQFRTLEKEEIKEVIQDELHPTGDVLTMGEVIHLLNELTGGDAIITTDVGQHQMVACRYAKFNQSKSNVTSGGLGTMGFGLPAAIGAWYGAPHRDVIAIIGDGGFQMTLQELGTIMQFGAKVKILILNNQFLGMVRQWQQLFNDRRYSFVNITSPDFVALAKSYYIDGQKVSERDHLKTALKTMLDHDGAYLLEVMVGKENNVFPMVAQGTSVSEIRLK